tacaagggagagagagtgagctgttAGCCGCCGAGCAGACTCTCGGCCACCAGTTGGAGCGGTCAGTATCAGTGTGAAACACTTAGATCagtaactgtttttttctgaaacttaTCTCAGGGTCAAGCTCACTCTGTCTTCCCTGAGCGCGGTGTAGTTGCCGTGTGTCTTGTTGAACAGCACCCTGCTGGGCAGGTGAGGTGAATGCCAATTGtacccttttccattgctgacaaaagcccGATATTAGAGGGTCTTTGCAGGTTTTTGGACCAGTGGAGAAGCAGCTTACCATCAACACCAGGTGAAATGTGGTAGGATCCGGAGTGAATGGTTGTCGAATCTACTCTAAAACTAACTTCACCGCGGTAGCCAGCCCCAGAATGCACTCTGGTAGGCTACCTTCTCATGTTAAGGAAAACAAAGCAAGTTTCATAATGTTTATTGCAACAACAGggaaaacaagtaaaataagCGATGAACTTAAACTTCAACTGGTTGTTGTGAGACTGAGTGGGGCGTGACCATGATGCTCTCACTTCCTAAACATTCGTAAAGCGTTTTATTATTGTTCCCATCCTTACCAGTTTTAGCGACTCAGTGACTGATGAGGCGCGTGAGTACACGTGTGGTAGAAGTATGTCGCGGGTGTTTTCAGGTGTTATCAGTTTCGTTGAGTCGTaataatgacttttttctttacagattGATTCCTCACTCAGTGACTTGATGGATGATGACACTCTTGCTGGCTACATCCCAATATATGGAGATCAGATAGCAGGAAGACGCTTCTGTTGGGAAAATAAAGGTACAACtgcaaaacaatcaaaaaaacattcactgcgtaaaaaactaaataagatGGGCATCAATGGGAATGATCATGAGACCAAAGCGGAAAAGATCTTATgcaaaacacatcaaaatggctgaaaaaaaactagaaaagaTTAGTTGGGGTGGATTCGTGAAGGTAAACATATGAGGAAACACAAAGGAGCAAGGACAATTGATGCACCCAAAGAATCCAAAGAAACTGACATATAACAGTATGCTAAAGCCCTTTTCTTCCCAAAtggaaaatgtaaatttgaaaGATTTGAGACACAAATGactcacaacacacagctgagacacacaaggaaagtGAGCAAGCTACTGAAACTGTCGTCACCAGCGATGACCTTGGGGTTGCTGTTTGTCGAATAGGAATGAAGCCACACAATGAATCTTGAAAAACCATCAATCGCTCCATTAATACATATACCAGATGGTTTTAGTTTGTCATATGAGTCCACATGTCTCATTATCCTTTGGGTGAAAACATATCCAGCGTGGATGCAGTTCAGATGGTGGCTTGTGTCCATGGAGCCGTCCGTGGCCCTCCAGCTGATCAATAAGGAATGATGCTACCTCCAGCAGGTTGGACTCATTCTTCCGCCTGTACAGCCCCATGTATTTTAAAATCCTTCTTAGTGTGCACATACTTATCACACCCTCATCCACCTTGTTCATGATTGCAGAATCTCTCCATGTCTAAACCCAAACATGAAATAGAACTGAATTAAATCCTGTAAATTAGCCATATTTCTTAGTTTATTCTGCCAGACAGCTGCACAAATCTTCTCTGTTGAAAGAAAACTGAACCAGATAatccaataacaataatatgactGACAAACCACAAAAGTGACTAAATATTGCCTGTGATAGTTTGTTTATCAGTAAGGTGAGTTTTATTGAAATGAACTCAACCCAAGGAAAAACTGAGGATTTAGAAAATCATTTGTACTTAATTGAATACAATTGatgaattaattcaaattaCTGAGTTTCCTATGTGTTAAGTTTTTACACTGCGGTTTTCTAAACCAACATctctgagtttgtgtttgtgtggtcgCTGTAGCAACTGCAgcttaaaataacacattacCCTTCTTCCTGTGGTGTCACTACACAGGAGCAAAGGCCTTACTGCCTCCAGAGCGTCCAAGTGTCCACACAGACTCCGGGCTCTGGGGTCCGGCCTCGTGTTGTTACAGATGGAAATAGCTGCTGTTGATGAAGCCGATGAAGAGAGGAGCTCCACTGGGGCTCATTACTTACAAATAATGCAGTAACAATGATGTAATCACACATCAGTTTACACTGACCCTCTCTGTCCACCATACATCACACTGTGGCTCAGTTTACATGTTTAACTTCTATGAAAACAGTCATGCATTACCCTTAAAGAATGAAGTAATGTGCTCCCGGGGTGGCCAGGTCCCACATTAATTCAGAGATTTCTACACAGTtcagcacaaagacacaaaggcCTCCTGTTTAATGAAATTACTAACATAAATATGTTTACATCAAGTACAGTGACTAACAGGCTCCCAAACAGGCTCAAAGAGAAACTTTGACTCTTTGATGAGGAGGACCTCATTAACCTCCAACACACAAAATTAGAGTTTGGATCCTTGATTATTCAATGCCAATACAAATATTCATAATGGAAATTGTAATgattgtcatggtttgctatggcagacacgttttgttagttttgtttggacttttctcacttcctgttttattttgtaatttggtttctttgtgtgtcagtgtttttgcttcctgtcttggtcctgtttctgtgtggtgattgtctgccccgccataatgtgtttcacctgtgttcaatcaccctcgcctcccttgtctatatagtctttgtgcttccctttgtctgtgtcggttctTCTGTTgatctctgggtttgtcctcgATCTGTTCATGGCTGTTTAATCCTCAATCTGTTCACgtagtctgttcatgtctggtttgtttttggtctgTTCATGTTACCTGTTCATGTtctcctgttgtcatcccctATGGTTCCCTGTGCTTGTGATATAagttcttttgttaaataaacctgtctgcactgtctcccatgtgttggctgcatttgggtccagccttacccctCAAACCCTTACAGTTGTGACAATGATTACAAATAAGATATATCATCAGGATCCATGTtttcaacataaacattttgatAAGGCTCCCCTACAGTGGGTTATTAAAGCTGGAGTACAggacttttaaaaataaatgaacatccGTTTCATTCTTTCACTTAGTCCTGTTTAACACTCTCAGCTCCAGGTAAATCTCTGCATACCAGAGTTTtaaacttcctgtctgtggaCACTTTCCTGACTTTCTTGTGCTGCACAATGGGAGTGACAAGTTTTATGTCAAGCAACCAGTTTGCCAGAGCTGAGGAAAGCGTTCTGTCGTGTCCCCCTGTGCAACAGTACAACATGCTGAAGGTTCCTAGGTGAAATACACAGGTACGAACCTACACAATAATAGTACCGGAAACATTATGCAGCTGTCTATGCTTGTGCTATGCTTGTGTTGAGCCTCCAGATATGTTTATATACAGACAACAGAACATGATGTCAGAAGGCGTAACCATTGCAATGGAAACAGAGCAGTCACATGGTGCAGCCTATGGCGGGACAGTGTCCAAGAAAAGTTTCTAATCCTCCAGATAAGAAAGAAACTCGGTGTTCAGAGGAAGGATTACAGTCTGAAGAAGGACAGACACATCAGTGTGACTTTTCCTTGTTGGACAGGatgacagaagagaagagactgAAAGCAGGTATGGGTGTCTCCTTACTACTTTTGGACAGGTTGGTATTTGTAAAACGTTTGGAGTTGGCTATGTAGCTATTACGTTTATTCTACCtaaataatgaatttttatCCTGGAATTGTGATGCTCAAATTTCTCTGTATTCCACACTGTTTGTGTAATTCCTCTCACTGCCAGAGAGGGGAGATGAAAGCTCCCCACTGCAGGTTTCCATGATTGTGACCTCTGCTATTtgggacattttacagtgtaaagaTAAAACTGTCAGTGCCCTTTGCTGGACAAACTCTGTCATTTCTGTTTCCGAATGACTTCAAACATATCGTCAACATTtctgtgctgcattttttttctctttcacttacTGGATGACACATATGCTGCTACATATTTATCTATATTTAAGAATGTTATTGATTTTGATGAAAGATGCCCATTCAGTAACTGAGGAAttaggaggagggggaggttgGTGTTCTGTTAAGAGGGTAATGCTTATGGGAGCATGGTCAGCGATAATGATGCTATGGATGGCTGGATCAGTTATCTTATGAGTGATAGAGTTGTTAACCAAAAGGAAATCTATGCAGTAGTATGATTTATGGCAAGGTGAATAATATGAGTATACCTTATGACTGGGATTAATCAGTCTCCTGATATCCTTCAATCTAACATGTACTGGTTAAGTAGTGATGAGGAGTGGTTTGGTGTATTGTGACGATGAGCGAtaacacatcattttaaaatgcacatttttcaaaagctctttgttttgatgtacttttaataattattattattaggatAGGACGGCATCTTGTTCCGGACCCCGACTGGTATTTGTGACCACAAATCTAAACCATCAACCTGTCTCTTTGATCCCAACTAGGCTCACGAGGTTTTACCCTTAGTTGCCACTTCTCAGTAGATGTGATCAGTCTGTCTTCATTAACTGGTTATGAACCAGAACCTTTGAAGTAGCTGTAATTAAACCTCCTCTCATGAAGCTAACTCTTGATTTAGGTGTGTTAGCCAACAATATACCTATATCCAACCTTCCAAATTGTTATGTGACAGAACAACTATTTTTTTCAGTCAGGATTTAGATGCATcataaaacagagacagcacTGGTGAAAGCTGGTGAAATTACCTTCCTATTGTATCTTGCAAAGGACAAGTCTCTGTACTCTTGACTTCGTAaatctcgtctcgtctcgtctcgtcttctcccgcttatccggatccgggtcgcgggggcagAAGCCTCAACAgagaggtccagacggccctctccccagccacttccaccagttcctccgggagaatcccgaggcgttccaaggccagccgagagatataatccagcgtgtccttggtcgacCTCGAGGtctcctcccggtgggacatgccaGTTTGAGGCAACAAATTGCAAATCTGTTCACACAATTTAGCAACAACTACATTcagtattcttcttctttgcttcaTGACTCTTGTGCTCTGTGGGATTTTGTCTCTACAGCCaatgacagcagcagacagagggtATGAAAGTGCTAAGTCAGTGGTTCAGCAGGGACAGGTGGGTGAAGGAGAGTCAGCGGCTGATCTCATCAACCTGCAGAGGGGACAAACTCCACACACCAACAAGTAAAAGCAGCTGAGACCTGTCTTACTGTTCACTAGCAGCACTGTTCAATGATTTCACTCcactgtctgaatctgttgaTTAATccttgtgtgtttaagtgtgttaAAGTTCTGTCTTTCAAGAAAGATCAGgctcctctgctctttgtgAGCCTtgtatgtgaaaatgtttcatgGAGTTGAtgtattaattttcttttggcAGATGTTTGCTGTTGAGAAGTCAGAAGAAATACTGAGTGTTTGGTAGGCATGGCTTCTCAATGTCTGTTGTCAAGTGaagtcaactttatttatacagctgGAAATCACACATTTTCCACCGCGGCCTTTACAGCCTGCACACCCTTTATCCTTCTTTATCTGTAGAACCCCCCAGTTCAAATGAGGGGAAACTCTTCTTTAATGCTGCTTGAGGGAGGTGGAAGAGGAACAGGGGAAGGTGTTTGGTTAACTGTTAAAGACTGTGGTCCCCAAAAAAACAGGCAGCATCACCAGAAGACACTGATGAGCCTGAAGTGACAAGATAATCAttcttttatataattatataaaatatataattatgttataattatataaagtataattatataattacatCAGGAGTTTGGGTCTTGTGTTATCACAGTAGATTCTGTTGAACATGTACAGAATGTGTTGTTCTCATTTTGCTGATATTCTTCCTACTAATGCTGATGTGTTATGACTGATGTATGATGAACTATAGGGACAGGTAGTTTGATCAGTAGTGGTCGCAGCTGACCTTTGAACCCTACAACAACTTGCAAATACTGCAGAAAATCTTAATTCATGACAAATGTGAGTGAAAGTTTTTAGTAACATCAGGTGGGggttgagattttttttgtagCTGTCTACTGTTTAATGATCCAAACAACACAGTCTGAAAATCTCTTTTTCTTGACATGTTCTAGAAATGACAGAGGAGATCTTACAACAAAATGAGATAATTCATTGCACTTATTGaccaagaaaaagaagaaaatcagttTATCTGTGctaaaaaatggaaaaaatactCAGTGTGattaataaacaaatgaaaaattaacaattaaatgaCCAATCAGCTACATGTCTGTCGTTGTGCCAAAGTAACCtacagataaaaaaagattatgcatgaaaaatcatcacatttatgTAATCATTATCtgatttcaacattttgttttcccaCTGGACTGTCACACATGAACCAGTTGAGCTCATATTGTTCATCTAACTTCATATTTTTGTAATCTCTTCACTCAGaattgtcactgtgtttttccatATTGTAAAAATCAAGTCTAATTTGTAAAGCCACATAAACGGCATGTTGTCATCTGAACTGACACAGAAAAGAGACTCAAACAGATTAtgaggcaaaaaacaaaaaaaatgattttgacgtatttaattaaatcttacttaataaattaaatttaactgTATTCTGGCATGAGCATATACCTGTGGTGGCAGGCTCTGGTGTGAATGTGGTGGTGAGGACAGATCACCACTACCAAAGTTATTTTGTATCAAACTTCTAAATTTACTTAAATTAGTTCCTTCTCTGAaataacacacagcacaaatGTTCACAGATGATCTTTGAATGTCAGATGTCACAGAGGTATCAATGTTAGTGTTAGCAGCCATCACTGAGTCCTGTGAGGAGAGATAGAGAGCTgcgtgtgtatctgtgtctccagctgtgtgtgtgacacatcaactaaaagttacattttacatttgattgaTGCTAAATGTCACAGCACAGGTGTCCTCACAGAGCAGTTCACTACCATAAatattatgtgtgtatttatatctGGATTACAGACTGTGTGCTTGAAGAAGTGAGATTTCAGATTGTGTTGTAACAATGAAAGATGAACGTAGTGTGGGTCTCCATTTCTTTATTGGTTGTGTGCAAATGGAAAGCAGGTTACAAAGACATATTCTGCAGCTGTGGATAACTGAACTGACTTCACAGATGAATGTGTCTCTGTTCTCAGGCTGATTGAACTGAAACCCTGGACGAGGAGGTTgtaggagaagaggaggatggacaACGTCtcctcacacaaacatttcatccTCGATGGCTTCAGTGAACTGGGAGCTCTGAGGCCCGTCCTCTTCATCCCGTTCTCCATCATGTTCACCGTGTCGCTGTCGGCCAACTCCCTGCTGCTGTACATCATCATCTCACAGAGAAGCCTCCACTCCCCGATGTACGTCCTCATCGCCGGCATGGCGTGCGTGGACCTGAGCCTCCCTCTGTTCTTCGTCCCCAACATGCTGctgaacttcctgtttgactGGAGGGGAatctctctgattggctgcctggTTCAAATGCACTTCATTCACTTTGTTGGAACTTTTCAGTCCACGTTACTGGTGTGGATGGCATTGGACCGCTACTTCGCCATCTGCACACCACTCTACTACCATGAACGCATGGCGCTACAGAGGTTTCTCAGGTTTATGATCCCACCTGTGATCAGAAACATCCTCATAATCACAGCGTTTGTGAGTCTTGCAGGGCCCTTGTCCTTCTGTGCTTCTAATGTGATAAATCACTGTTTCTGTGAGCACATGGCCTTGGTGGAGCTGGCCTGTGGAAGCACCACCATTAACAACCTTGTGGGGTTACTGGCTGTGTTCCTCATCCCTGTGGCCgacttcatcttcatcactgcCTCTTATGTGGTGATATTCAGGTCTGTGCTGAAGTCCGGCAGATCAGGTTTCAAAGCTCTTGATACTTGCATCACCCACATTGTGGTCATCAGCATCAGCCTGACTGTGGCGCTTACTGCTTTCCTTTCCTACCGGATCAGAGTTGGTCTTCCTGCCGCCAGTCGGGTTTTCTTCAGCACCATGTACCTGCTGTTCCCAAGCTGCTTCAACCCGATCATCTACGGCGTCAGAACCACAGAGATAAGAAAGCACATCCTGAAGACGCTGACATGCTGTCACTTTATACACACTGTGTCCCACTCTTAAAGGTTCTGTAAGCtagattttaaacaatactacagcagcaaacaactattttctatgtaaagatatagtggcGTAAAGGCATTGTGAGCAGAGAACGAAGCCAcacccctctgtgtgtgttgtaatatgagtttctctggtctttgttttggttccaACAGCACGTgtatgttagtgcatgtgagtccctcctgttaaagGTTTTGTAAGGGAAATTTTAAACAAtactacagcagcaaacaactattttctgtGTAAAGTTCATAGAACGTAAAAatgctccactgttgccatcttagtagtgcctgactccgccctaACTCCAAGCTAATCCCAAACTTAtccaaaaatgaacaaagaggaggggagCGGAGACGACCACAGACAggttgtggcaagcatacgctcacccacctgtcactcaaagaggccacgccctcaattctacGTAAATttaatccttaataaaatgtaaacagatgagtcatataaacagttgtcatgaaggaggaaatgctctagagaccaaaactgtttttgcaccaggctgtaaGGTCATTGCACAGGTCAGATGTTGGTCCCTGCTTCGGCCTTCCGGCCTGTCGCACCTCCTCCGGTGCCAGTGCGGGCAGCTGCAGGGTCATCAGCTGGAAGCCGCCGTTCACGGATGTTTCGCCCCCTATGCCAGTACATCTCCCGGCGGGGGGGCAGTGGCGTATGGGGACGTCTCCCCGCCACTCCCTGCAACTGCCCTTAATGGGGTGTTAGCCCCCATCCACTTTCCTTCCTCCGAAGCCACAGCCAGTAGCTCGCCTTTCTCGGCCTCTTCTCCCAACTCTTTCACCGCCTTCCGCAAGCTTGACCCCGTCAACCCAGCTCTGCGGAGCAGTTGGACTGCCGCCTTGCCAACAAAGCCCCTGCTTCCCACCTCCACAGGATGTACCCTGGCTCTCCAGCCAGTCTCTTGGCACTCTGCTGCCAGCTCAGAATACTTGAGGTGTTTCCTCTCGTGGGCTGCTGTCATGCCCTCTTCCCAAGGGATGGTGAGTTCGATCATGTGGACTGCTCTCTCCACTGCAGACCACATGACAATGTCTGGTCTTAGAGTAGTTGTTACGATCTCTCTCGGGAACACCAGCTGTCTTCTTAGGTCTACCAACATTTGCCACTCCTTACCTGATCCCAGGATGGTAATTTCCTGTGTAGGTGCTCTGCGCATCTCGCCTGGTTTAACAAAAGCAGCTAGCGCAGGTCTTGTTGTTTCCTGGGTGCGGTTCGCTGCCACCCCAGGAGCTCTGCCAACTTGGCTAGCACCTGGTCATGGCGCCATCTAAAGCGCCCCTGGGCCAACGCCACCTTGCATCCTGCCAGAATGTGCTGGAGGCTAGCCTTGGAGGTACTGCACAGCGGACAGCCTACCTCACTCCCGAACCACTGAGTAAGGTTCCGGGGACATGGGAGGGTGTCGTACACTGCTCTGATCAGGAAACTCAGCCTGCCTTGCGGAGTCCTCCAGATGTCTGCCCAGCTGATGCGTCTCTGCACAGGAGCCTCCCATCTTGTCCAGGCTCCTTGACTGCCCTGAGTTATAGCCTTTATGTGGAAGCGCTCCTGGCgcatgtaaaaatgtttatttctgtaaaacattttaacatgggagtctatggggatgaCTTACTGTTTGAGCCAGACTCTCatggtcgttagaggaactgcagttttcagtacttctgtgttggcttcattctTCTGTCTCAGAGGTTACCGCTTggtaaagatatagtggagtaatggcttTGGAGCAGTGGACTATCAAAATATCCataacattttttaagtttttactggctccatcagtgtcattcatgcagccagtcccagtggatcagtgcaaggctgaatttctttcccagtccaatTGTGGAGACAGTACTGATCCGGTTTACTGGTCCAGTTTATGTACTGATGgtacataatgttacatgtctgttttcataagtgacagctacagtagacatgataacgttagctaaccTCCTGTCACCCATTATATGTTCGGCAAATGTTGCTCTCACTAGCTCCCTAGCTGTCAGCATTGC
The Seriola aureovittata isolate HTS-2021-v1 ecotype China chromosome 4, ASM2101889v1, whole genome shotgun sequence genome window above contains:
- the LOC130167998 gene encoding olfactory receptor 52K1-like, producing MDNVSSHKHFILDGFSELGALRPVLFIPFSIMFTVSLSANSLLLYIIISQRSLHSPMYVLIAGMACVDLSLPLFFVPNMLLNFLFDWRGISLIGCLVQMHFIHFVGTFQSTLLVWMALDRYFAICTPLYYHERMALQRFLRFMIPPVIRNILIITAFVSLAGPLSFCASNVINHCFCEHMALVELACGSTTINNLVGLLAVFLIPVADFIFITASYVVIFRSVLKSGRSGFKALDTCITHIVVISISLTVALTAFLSYRIRVGLPAASRVFFSTMYLLFPSCFNPIIYGVRTTEIRKHILKTLTCCHFIHTVSHS